A single genomic interval of Granulicella tundricola MP5ACTX9 harbors:
- a CDS encoding LacI family DNA-binding transcriptional regulator, with protein MNIKAVAKRANVSTATVSRTINGSDKVSPETAARVHQAIGDLNFIPNTNARALGSGRSNLLGLIISDITNPFFPELVKAFEDIAIGEGHEVLIANTNYDPHRTMHCVTRMIQRKVDGVAIMTSEMDEHLIDFFRRSQIPVVFLDLGTPRPGISCIHIDYSAGVEMAMSHLVGLGHKRIAFISGPMSLASAHTRYRAFMESSARDHLNADPDLVQEGNHRPDGGYEAMKRILASKNRPTAVLASNDLTAIGALGAIFEHGLRVPQDISIIGFDDIQLSAYTTPPLTTVHVPHGEIAKVAVHALLSTKQETGKKLLQGEQHHIRATFLQRHSTGPVPKRRS; from the coding sequence CGCCACCGTATCGAGAACGATCAATGGATCTGACAAGGTCAGTCCCGAGACGGCCGCGCGGGTGCACCAGGCGATTGGCGACCTGAACTTTATTCCGAACACCAACGCGCGAGCACTCGGCTCAGGCCGCAGCAATCTGCTGGGCTTGATCATCTCGGATATTACCAATCCCTTCTTCCCGGAACTGGTCAAGGCGTTTGAGGATATCGCGATCGGGGAGGGACATGAGGTGCTGATCGCAAACACCAACTACGATCCTCATCGCACCATGCATTGCGTGACTCGCATGATTCAACGCAAGGTGGATGGCGTCGCCATCATGACGTCCGAGATGGACGAACATCTGATCGACTTCTTTCGGCGCAGCCAGATTCCGGTCGTCTTCCTTGACCTCGGCACACCGAGGCCCGGCATCAGTTGCATTCACATCGACTACTCCGCAGGAGTCGAGATGGCGATGAGCCATCTCGTTGGCCTTGGCCATAAACGAATCGCATTCATCAGCGGGCCAATGAGCCTGGCCTCCGCTCATACGCGTTACCGGGCATTCATGGAAAGCAGTGCACGCGATCATCTCAATGCGGACCCTGATCTCGTACAGGAAGGAAATCACCGCCCTGACGGAGGCTATGAAGCGATGAAGCGGATCCTGGCATCGAAGAATCGGCCAACCGCTGTTCTAGCTTCCAACGATCTCACGGCGATCGGCGCACTCGGTGCCATCTTTGAGCATGGGCTTCGGGTGCCGCAGGACATATCCATCATCGGTTTTGATGATATTCAACTCAGCGCCTACACGACTCCACCGCTGACCACGGTACACGTTCCGCACGGCGAGATCGCCAAAGTCGCTGTTCACGCTCTTCTCAGCACGAAACAAGAGACTGGCAAGAAGCTACTCCAGGGCGAACAGCACCACATTCGTGCCACCTTCCTTCAGCGACACTCTACGGGGCCTGTCCCAAAGCGCAGATCCTGA